From a single Pirellulaceae bacterium genomic region:
- the prfB gene encoding peptide chain release factor 2, producing the protein MQAIEQQMASSNFWDSQERAQATVAQLKSLRSIVGPLHEALTAASDLGGLLEILAEDESARDEVTTEIQRLEKLVEQLELKALLDGPHDADGALLSVHARDGGVDANDWAEMLLQMYINWAGRNDYQVELLDRQDNEEAGITQATIAVRGPMAYGYLKGEEGIHRLVRISPFNAEGKRQTSFAAVDVSPEINDTVELEIEDKDVREDTYRASGAGGQHVNKTDSAVRLTHLPTGVVAQCQSERSQHKNRAMAWKMLRARLARIEEERREEQQMAKYKNKVRQKGFGSQIRNYFLHPEQRVKDSRTEHLKNNFQVVMSGDIQEFLDAYLRWRMVQNSPT; encoded by the coding sequence ATTCAAGCCATCGAACAACAGATGGCATCGTCTAACTTTTGGGACAGCCAAGAGCGTGCCCAAGCCACAGTGGCTCAGCTGAAAAGCCTCAGGTCCATCGTCGGTCCGTTACATGAAGCCCTGACGGCAGCTAGTGATCTGGGGGGGCTTCTGGAAATACTGGCCGAAGACGAGTCGGCTCGCGACGAGGTGACTACTGAAATCCAACGGCTTGAGAAGCTCGTCGAGCAACTGGAACTCAAGGCGCTGCTGGACGGCCCGCACGACGCTGATGGTGCCTTGTTGAGCGTGCATGCGCGAGATGGTGGAGTGGATGCTAACGACTGGGCTGAAATGTTGTTGCAAATGTATATCAACTGGGCCGGCCGAAATGACTATCAAGTCGAACTGCTAGATCGCCAAGACAACGAAGAAGCCGGAATTACTCAGGCAACGATCGCGGTTCGCGGGCCGATGGCTTACGGCTACTTGAAGGGCGAAGAAGGTATTCATCGCTTAGTCAGGATTAGCCCCTTCAATGCTGAAGGCAAACGTCAAACCAGTTTTGCAGCTGTGGATGTGTCTCCCGAAATCAACGACACCGTGGAGCTTGAAATAGAAGACAAGGACGTTCGGGAGGACACCTACCGCGCCAGCGGTGCGGGCGGCCAGCATGTCAACAAGACCGACAGCGCCGTGAGGCTGACTCACCTTCCCACCGGCGTCGTGGCGCAATGCCAAAGCGAACGCAGCCAACACAAGAATCGAGCTATGGCCTGGAAGATGCTTCGCGCCCGGTTGGCACGTATTGAGGAAGAACGCCGCGAAGAGCAGCAGATGGCCAAGTACAAGAACAAAGTTCGCCAGAAGGGGTTTGGCTCGCAGATTCGCAACTACTTCTTGCACCCAGAACAGCGTGTTAAAGATTCGCGAACCGAACATCTGAAGAACAATTTTCAGGTGGTGATGAGCGGTGATATTCAAGAATTCTTGGACGCCTATTTGCGCTGGCGAATGGTGCAGAATTCCCCAACCTAG
- a CDS encoding LamG domain-containing protein, with protein sequence MTSLSYSLPICMRSTLLPVTGCLLLILLPILGDGTRALRAQQSTLSHVAGEQGDPTSSGFSGKNSLSLNHGLISHWPVVCGNQAIAEGQTPRFGRGDFSISLWFNSDPDRSGQSADLISQYDPKLRRGFHLTLKSNSGATSNQANWRHLQFGLDDNRLSSFVNCGRPGNALLAFALAVHDGQLYAGTCEPGAGQCGHVFRYNGQSGWTDCGSLDGSNSVTALAVYDHALYAGTGKYRVAGSSLPESPNEQLGGRVYRYDATGQIWIDCGQLPDTQAVGGLVVFQDRLYASSLYKPAGLFRYAGERRWESLPVPTLAVIGESNSSVTEQPARVVSLCNFEGLLYATSYDSGHVYRWDGAAWENCGMVGDNTQTYGFTVYQGKLLVSTWPSGRVYQFVGPNNWNDLGRLGEELEVMGLMVHNGRLFAGTLPLAQVYAYDGQQQWSLLQQLDQTPDVRYRRAWTMAEYDGRLFCSTLPSGQVYAWSQGAQVASGQSLSTDWHHVVAIRSRQELELWIDGQLAVRRTIDGLPEYDLSNSAPLTIASGMNAPLAGQIVDLRLYNRPLPAPQIAELAVQRPSATSGRLPIHPSNQ encoded by the coding sequence ATGACCTCATTATCGTATAGTCTGCCAATATGCATGCGATCAACCCTACTGCCGGTAACTGGATGCCTGCTACTGATTTTGCTGCCGATACTCGGTGATGGTACCAGGGCGCTACGGGCACAGCAGTCTACTTTGTCACATGTGGCAGGCGAACAAGGCGATCCAACTTCTTCTGGATTCAGTGGCAAGAATTCGTTGTCTTTGAACCACGGATTGATATCACATTGGCCAGTTGTCTGCGGCAATCAGGCAATTGCCGAAGGGCAGACACCACGATTTGGACGGGGGGATTTTTCGATCAGCCTGTGGTTCAATTCCGACCCTGATCGCTCAGGACAATCTGCAGACTTAATTAGCCAGTACGACCCCAAACTGCGGCGCGGATTTCATCTGACGCTCAAAAGCAATTCCGGTGCTACCTCCAACCAAGCCAATTGGCGTCATCTGCAATTTGGACTCGACGACAATCGCTTGTCGTCGTTTGTCAATTGTGGTCGCCCTGGCAATGCGTTGCTGGCCTTTGCCTTGGCCGTTCACGATGGACAGTTGTATGCGGGCACCTGTGAGCCTGGCGCGGGCCAGTGTGGCCACGTCTTCCGCTACAATGGCCAGAGTGGCTGGACCGACTGTGGTTCGCTCGACGGTTCCAATAGCGTGACCGCGCTGGCTGTTTATGACCACGCACTCTATGCTGGCACGGGCAAGTACCGTGTTGCTGGGTCATCCTTGCCGGAATCGCCCAACGAACAATTGGGAGGTCGAGTCTATCGTTACGATGCGACTGGGCAGATCTGGATCGACTGTGGCCAGTTGCCAGACACCCAAGCTGTAGGTGGCTTGGTCGTCTTTCAAGATCGACTATACGCCTCGTCACTCTACAAGCCAGCTGGATTGTTTCGCTATGCTGGTGAGCGCCGATGGGAATCGTTGCCCGTTCCGACGCTGGCAGTCATTGGCGAATCTAACTCTTCAGTCACCGAGCAACCGGCGCGCGTCGTTTCGTTGTGTAACTTTGAGGGGTTGTTATACGCTACCAGTTACGATAGCGGTCATGTGTATCGCTGGGATGGCGCAGCTTGGGAAAACTGCGGAATGGTAGGTGACAACACGCAGACATATGGCTTCACCGTTTACCAAGGCAAGTTGCTGGTTTCCACCTGGCCTAGCGGACGGGTCTATCAATTTGTTGGTCCCAATAACTGGAACGATCTGGGGCGCTTGGGGGAAGAACTGGAAGTGATGGGACTCATGGTCCACAACGGGCGGCTGTTCGCAGGCACGCTGCCGCTGGCTCAGGTGTACGCCTACGACGGCCAACAACAGTGGAGCTTGCTCCAACAATTGGACCAAACCCCCGACGTGCGCTACCGTCGAGCCTGGACGATGGCCGAGTATGACGGTCGCTTGTTCTGCAGTACGCTCCCTTCGGGACAGGTGTATGCATGGAGTCAAGGTGCCCAAGTGGCCAGTGGTCAGTCGCTATCGACGGACTGGCATCACGTGGTGGCCATTCGCAGCCGGCAAGAACTTGAGCTTTGGATTGACGGCCAACTGGCGGTCAGGCGTACCATCGACGGCTTGCCGGAATACGACCTCAGCAACTCGGCTCCGTTGACAATCGCTAGCGGCATGAATGCGCCGCTGGCAGGGCAAATCGTCGACTTGCGGCTTTACAATCGTCCACTGCCAGCCCCACAAATCGCGGAGCTTGCTGTTCAGCGCCCCTCTGCGACGTCGGGCAGACTGCCCATTCATCCGAGCAATCAGTAG
- a CDS encoding sigma-54-dependent Fis family transcriptional regulator codes for MLLTQELSSSGREGVQQRREHSGVQHCLIGNSPAIKSAIRDCQRFADTRCSVLLTGPNGSGKRHAARLIHALSSEGDSPLPTAYCAGLQLERLDSLLRQSPARALLLCDVDRASDEVQVRLLELLESVSQSGHENGQMTSHRAWRILATSSCDLASQVQLGKFREDLFWLLNIAHIGLPPLSQRREDIPLLIEHFVRRWQKCGQPNSDHCLTPSEMDKLLNHSWPGNVRQLQCCIQRAMALGRLGQADWGWLLQHFSVPPSPSESRHDLVAAAEPPDIESLTYALVKHGVLRADQEQELLHEYVVNRVERELIAQVLTECGNVQTKAAHRLGINRNTLRTKVKDYNLEILEQPSNSPEYK; via the coding sequence ATGTTACTGACACAGGAATTGTCATCCAGCGGGCGCGAAGGCGTGCAGCAGCGTCGCGAGCATTCTGGTGTACAGCATTGTTTGATTGGCAATAGCCCCGCCATCAAGAGTGCAATTCGCGACTGTCAACGATTCGCTGATACGCGATGCAGCGTGCTACTAACCGGCCCTAATGGCAGCGGAAAACGGCACGCCGCACGACTCATCCACGCCTTGAGTTCAGAGGGTGATAGTCCGTTGCCGACAGCCTATTGCGCTGGACTTCAGCTTGAGCGCTTGGACAGCTTGCTTCGGCAATCGCCAGCTCGTGCGTTGCTGTTGTGCGATGTTGATCGAGCCAGCGATGAGGTGCAAGTGCGACTGCTGGAGCTGCTGGAAAGTGTATCGCAGTCGGGTCACGAAAATGGCCAGATGACGTCACATCGGGCGTGGCGGATTCTGGCTACCAGTAGTTGTGATTTGGCCAGCCAGGTACAGTTAGGCAAGTTTCGTGAGGATCTGTTCTGGCTACTAAACATTGCCCATATTGGCTTGCCGCCACTCAGTCAACGTCGCGAAGATATCCCGCTGTTGATAGAACATTTCGTCCGACGTTGGCAGAAGTGCGGCCAACCGAATTCCGATCATTGCCTGACGCCATCGGAGATGGATAAACTACTCAATCACAGTTGGCCTGGAAATGTTCGCCAGCTTCAATGTTGCATTCAGCGGGCGATGGCGCTGGGTAGACTTGGACAAGCTGATTGGGGATGGCTACTGCAACACTTCAGCGTTCCGCCTTCACCGTCTGAAAGCCGCCATGACTTGGTCGCCGCCGCTGAACCGCCCGACATCGAATCGCTAACCTATGCCTTAGTGAAACACGGTGTTTTGCGAGCCGACCAAGAGCAAGAGTTGCTGCACGAATATGTCGTCAATCGCGTTGAACGGGAATTGATCGCACAGGTGTTAACTGAATGCGGGAACGTGCAAACCAAAGCCGCACATCGGCTAGGAATTAACCGCAATACGCTGCGCACCAAAGTCAAAGACTACAATCTGGAGATTCTCGAACAACCATCGAATTCACCAGAATACAAGTGA
- the argH gene encoding argininosuccinate lyase, translating into MSSSPSRSGVFNTASDRRLEAFGESISFDRRLYRHDIQGSIAHARMLSRQGIITTDEFQQIEGALREIEIEIEHGKMQFRHELEDIHMHIESALIERLGDIGRKLHTARSRNDQVNTDTRLWVRDALDRVDGLLLQLQQAFLRRCDRDQDVILPAYTHLQRAQPVLAAHYWLAYIEKFARDRQRVADGRRRVNVCGLGAAACAGTSLPIDRQATAAELGFEQVAANSIDVSSDRDFVLESAFVLAMIAEHLSGWAEEWILWSTIEFQWIRLPHAFCTGSSIMPQKVNPDTLELTRGKSARVIGNLQTLLVLVKGLPLAYNRDLQEDKPPLFDSFDTVEACLGMAIPIVEQSELLRDTISARLGQGFLDATTLMEHLIVRGYPQRIAHHLVGSLVRLAQEHAVGLDQLTDEQLRQVDPGLDGSIRQVLGVEKAVQAYQSYGSSNPDLVRQQVQLWRQQLL; encoded by the coding sequence TTGTCTTCGTCACCATCACGTAGCGGAGTCTTCAATACCGCCAGCGATCGTCGCTTGGAGGCGTTTGGAGAAAGTATCAGCTTCGATCGCCGGCTGTATCGTCATGACATTCAAGGCTCCATCGCCCATGCGCGGATGCTCAGCCGCCAGGGCATCATCACCACTGATGAATTTCAGCAGATCGAAGGTGCATTGCGCGAAATCGAAATCGAGATTGAGCATGGCAAAATGCAGTTCCGGCACGAGCTGGAAGACATTCACATGCACATTGAAAGTGCGCTGATTGAGCGACTGGGAGATATCGGCCGTAAACTGCACACTGCCCGTAGTCGTAATGACCAAGTCAATACCGATACACGGCTATGGGTTCGCGACGCGCTGGATCGAGTCGACGGTTTGTTGCTGCAGTTGCAACAGGCGTTCCTGAGGCGTTGTGACCGCGATCAAGATGTGATTCTACCGGCCTACACACACCTGCAACGCGCACAACCGGTGCTGGCCGCGCATTACTGGTTAGCCTACATTGAAAAGTTTGCCCGCGATCGCCAACGAGTGGCCGACGGCCGTCGCCGGGTCAATGTGTGTGGCCTGGGGGCCGCCGCCTGTGCCGGCACGTCCCTGCCCATCGATCGCCAAGCAACTGCAGCCGAGTTGGGCTTTGAGCAAGTAGCTGCCAACAGCATCGATGTCAGTAGCGACCGCGATTTCGTACTTGAATCGGCATTTGTCCTGGCAATGATCGCTGAACATCTCAGCGGTTGGGCAGAAGAATGGATACTATGGTCGACCATTGAATTCCAGTGGATTCGCTTACCACATGCGTTCTGCACCGGATCGTCGATTATGCCCCAGAAGGTCAATCCAGACACGCTGGAATTGACCCGTGGCAAGTCAGCTCGCGTCATCGGCAACTTGCAGACTCTGCTGGTGCTCGTTAAAGGATTGCCGCTGGCGTACAATCGCGACCTGCAAGAGGACAAGCCACCACTGTTTGATTCGTTCGATACTGTGGAGGCTTGCTTGGGAATGGCCATACCCATTGTCGAGCAGTCCGAATTGCTGCGGGATACGATTTCCGCCCGGCTAGGACAAGGATTCCTGGATGCTACCACACTGATGGAGCATTTGATCGTTCGTGGCTACCCTCAACGGATTGCCCATCATCTAGTCGGCAGCTTGGTTCGACTGGCCCAAGAACACGCGGTGGGACTGGATCAGCTGACGGATGAACAGCTTCGCCAGGTCGATCCCGGACTAGATGGCTCGATACGTCAGGTGTTAGGAGTGGAAAAAGCGGTACAAGCCTACCAAAGCTACGGGTCTAGCAATCCCGACCTGGTTCGCCAGCAAGTACAATTGTGGCGCCAGCAGTTACTATAA